In Hoplias malabaricus isolate fHopMal1 chromosome 6, fHopMal1.hap1, whole genome shotgun sequence, a single window of DNA contains:
- the mterf3 gene encoding transcription termination factor 3, mitochondrial — MFVCQRCVCVLRSVLPPRAVAEFRFLSTLNTSSSLRFVSPIRRLLSSKHRERWSWNGVRNHGEQHNVSTLFQKHSSDVVTSERPAELPHLHKPHSTPVVFPEAPASCDLNELPCPSPFKEISEEDALQITVPSDLPPATVTLRDYVDQSETLRTLVQLGVDLSKLEQRPNVGSMLLRLDFQTDVSPRLFFLKDLGIEDSQLGPLITKNPFIFTETVENLQARVSYLKSKKFSSASVAAMVSKAPNLLNFSIKRLDNRLGFFQEQLGLSAQKTRDVITRLPRLLCGSLEPVKENLKVCELEFGFRRNEIQHIVTRVPKVLTASKRKMTQVFDFIHNTMGVPHSLITNFPQVLNAKFLRIKERHLFLEYLGRAHYDPAHPSYIPLERMVVLPDEIFCSEVALTSLEDFEQFQKTL; from the exons atgtttgtgtgtcagcgctgtgtgtgtgttctgcgcTCAGTTTTACCTCCGCGAGCTGTAGCTGAGTTCAGGTTCCTGTCCACACTGAATACATCCTCTAGCCTCAGGTTTGTGTCTCCTATTCGCAGACTCCTCTCCtcgaaacacagagagagatggagttgGAACGGTGTCCGGAACCACGGAGAGCAGCATAATGTGTCCACACTGtttcagaaacacagcagtgatgtaGTTACCTCAGAAAGACCGGCTGAGCTCCCCCACCTGCATAAACCACACAGCACACCAGTGGTTTTCCCTGAGGCTCCGGCCTCCTGTG ATTTGAATGAACTTCCATGTCCGTCTCCATTTAAGGAGATCAGTGAGGAGGATGCCCTTCAGATCACTGTGCCTTCTGACCTGCCACCTGCCACAGTTACCCTGAGGGACTACGTTGACCAGTCAGAAACATTAAGAACTTTGGTTCAGCTAG GCGTTGATCTGTCGAAACTGGAACAGAGGCCAAACGTGGGCTCCATGCTTTTGAGACTGGACTTCCAAACTGATGTGTCACCACGACTCTTTTTCCTTAAAGACCTGGGGATTGAAGACTCCCAGCTAGGGCCACTAATTACCAAAAACCCCTTTATATTTACAGAGACCGTAGAAAATCTTCAGGCCAG GGTCTCATATCTGAAGTCAAAAAagttcagttcagcatcagTTGCTGCCATGGTGAGCAAAGCACCGAATCTGCTCAACTTCAGCATAAAGAGGTTGGACAACCGCTTGGGATTTTTTCAGGAGCAGTTAGGCCTCAGTGCTCAAAAG ACACGTGACGTTATTACTCGTCTGCCGAGATTACTGTGTGGCAGTTTAGAGCCAGTAAAGGAAAATCTGAAG GTGTGTGAATTAGAGTTTGGCTTTCGAAGAAATGAAATCCAGCACATCGTTACCAGGGTTCCAAAAGTCCTAACAGCTAGTAAGAGGAAAATGACACAGGTGTTTGACTTCATCCATAATACAATGGGTGTTCCTCATTCCCTTATTACAAACTTCCCACAG GTCCTGAATGCCAAGTTTCTCCGCATAAAAGAGCGACACTTGTTCCTTGAGTACTTGGGCCGAGCTCACTATGATCCAGCTCATCCCAGCTACATCCCTCTGGAAAGGATGGTGGTTCTACCTGATGAGATATTCTGCTCTGAAGTGGCTTTAACTTCTCTTGAAGATTTTGAACAATTTCAGAAAACATTGTAG
- the uqcrb gene encoding cytochrome b-c1 complex subunit 7 isoform X2 has product MASKASAVASSRLFLGFKKWYYNACGFNKLGLMRDDTIYENMDVKEAIRRLPEPVYNDRMFRVKRALDLSMKQQILPKDQWTKLEEDVPYLTPYLKEVIRERQEREEWQKK; this is encoded by the exons ATGGCGTCGAAGGCATCAG CAGTGGCAAGCAGCAGGCTTTTTCTGGGCTTTAAGAAGTGGTACTACAATGCATGTGGATTTAACAAGCTTG GTCTAATGCGAGATGACACTATCTATGAGAACATGGATGTGAAAGAGGCTATTCGTCGCCTTCCAGAGCCAGTCTACAATGATCGCATGTTTCGCGTCAAGCGAGCCCTTGACCTGTCCATGAAGCAACAGATTCTGCCAAAGGACCAATGGACAAAATTAGAGGAG GATGTACCTTACCTTACACCCTACCTAAAGGAGGTTATCCGTGAAAGACAAGAGAGGGAAGAATGGCAGAAGAAATAG
- the uqcrb gene encoding cytochrome b-c1 complex subunit 7 isoform X1, with translation MIVVVLFVCVLYILSVHVQNVCVSRCLSPWTLAPCPLRSVPCRSSVPDGHGAFQIPVASSRLFLGFKKWYYNACGFNKLGLMRDDTIYENMDVKEAIRRLPEPVYNDRMFRVKRALDLSMKQQILPKDQWTKLEEDVPYLTPYLKEVIRERQEREEWQKK, from the exons ATGATTGTGgtggtgttgtttgtgtgtgtgctgtatatTCTCTCAGTCCATgttcagaatgtgtgtgtgtcccgtTGTCTCTCTCCTTGGACATTAGCCCCGTGTCCTCTACGATCCGTCCCCTGTAGGAGCAGCGTCCCTGACGGACACGGAGCGTTTCAGATTC CAGTGGCAAGCAGCAGGCTTTTTCTGGGCTTTAAGAAGTGGTACTACAATGCATGTGGATTTAACAAGCTTG GTCTAATGCGAGATGACACTATCTATGAGAACATGGATGTGAAAGAGGCTATTCGTCGCCTTCCAGAGCCAGTCTACAATGATCGCATGTTTCGCGTCAAGCGAGCCCTTGACCTGTCCATGAAGCAACAGATTCTGCCAAAGGACCAATGGACAAAATTAGAGGAG GATGTACCTTACCTTACACCCTACCTAAAGGAGGTTATCCGTGAAAGACAAGAGAGGGAAGAATGGCAGAAGAAATAG
- the uqcrb gene encoding cytochrome b-c1 complex subunit 7 isoform X3, giving the protein MRDDTIYENMDVKEAIRRLPEPVYNDRMFRVKRALDLSMKQQILPKDQWTKLEEDVPYLTPYLKEVIRERQEREEWQKK; this is encoded by the exons ATGCGAGATGACACTATCTATGAGAACATGGATGTGAAAGAGGCTATTCGTCGCCTTCCAGAGCCAGTCTACAATGATCGCATGTTTCGCGTCAAGCGAGCCCTTGACCTGTCCATGAAGCAACAGATTCTGCCAAAGGACCAATGGACAAAATTAGAGGAG GATGTACCTTACCTTACACCCTACCTAAAGGAGGTTATCCGTGAAAGACAAGAGAGGGAAGAATGGCAGAAGAAATAG